From Lolium perenne isolate Kyuss_39 chromosome 5, Kyuss_2.0, whole genome shotgun sequence, a single genomic window includes:
- the LOC127298583 gene encoding disease resistance protein RGA2 has translation MVYISNFSLSTPHSNYSSSRVSKIHHLFIPSPPFPRAHTKEESITDMAASAALVFAGKSVATPAISFLINKAFSYIDEYFKSKDMDEVKNRLLRAMPQIQAVLDVVSPEHVRGQSSALDAWLWQLRDAVEAAEDAIDELEYYELEEKAKHQRVSDWGSPFGKMKHKFVKSVKSGPVFRKNNHGESFKRLMKSVDGLDKAAAGVASFLNLTDHLRGGSSASSQQQVQKLVDNSRQTDSTLSATIFVGREKEKEQIAGWLASPSVESGVTGVTRNKSIPIISVVGHGGMGKTTLAQSICEQEEVLKHFKVIWITVSTSFDATSMTSKILECATGVKPSADHLEPLQRNLIEKLKSINFLLVLDDVWEDKRRDEWEKLFAPLRKLNTRSKILLTTRMQSVADMAAKVMGVKGDQCLTLQGLEEDENLDLFIHHAFSGLNPGDYVHLKSTGGQIAKKLGGCPLVTKVVGEHLQGNITLEHWSRFLDQGLEHFKGTEDDIMKVLRLSYYHLPTELQICFRYCCIFPQDYEFQKKKLVQLWIGSGLISQHASDTQTLVDTAEQVLAQLTRKSFFDLKSIAIGWEQFEHYVMHDLMHELARNVSTGECARIDDPVQLNYEKDTLRHLCIVNIHSFSADEVKKISHFKNIRTIIIFSIYRNRRQVENDIAGALEMVIESSKSLRLLHSELWNTFCLADKFGNLKHLRYIYLHQISAGTICRVAKLYHLLVLQCGSGLETETCEVRYLGDLEGLRYVSYGVRGFGNFCISRLTSLRELHDYQVGGKICNKISAIRNFRDLRELSVGGLDNVKNYEEAKDAKLKEKQLLNSLYLEWSTPDQIMTDDLVLDHLEPHVNIRKLLIRGYEGPTIPSWIENRSVKNLVSFTLIRCINWEYLPSLGELVLLKNLELFELPKLRQIGRSSGVSSSTSTELLLPQSLHTLRVSGCQNLRELPILPASLGYFSIHDVWLTKLPMIGKISCQDIESKSSNLTNIFVTDCPYLTSLEGSLLEQKLYMGALLVLKVEDCTQLESASIPFEEMKELELLTIDRCPKLRMLRDAKDMLMPPSLRELTIAFCGDMEVPLFGPGQLLTNLSNLKLQNCSSLVSLPSADVFRSLGSLQYMYIEGCENLSSLGGLGSLPSRIRLSISECNKLAQAAESSLTRVTCVSGSGGEEEHLVEPNSSLQIHSLNIDLPSLLLVEPLQSLCHTEDLRISNGSEMESLPERWLLQNRRSLQHVSIYADSLKSLPPSMQELCTLEDLDLRGAGQLQSLPHLPSSLKKLDLSGCHPELEKKITEHGNPEWNKIAHVPFVRIGDMYFVMGKKSSQEAAFESLYRTGTK, from the exons ATGGTATACATCAGCAATTTTTCCCTCTCCACACCACATAGCAACTACTCCAGCTCCAGGGTTAGTAAAATTCATCATTTGTTCATTCCTAGCCCTCCTTTCCCACGAGCACACACCAAAGAAGAATCCATCACAGATATGGCTGCCTCTGCAGCACTCGTTTTTGCAGGGAAGTctgtggcaacgccggctatatcCTTCTTGATCAACAAGGCTTTCAGCTACATCGACGAATACTTCAAATCCAAAGACATGGATGAGGTGAAGAATCGGCTACTACGGGCCATGCCGCAGATCCAGGCGGTGTTGGATGTCGTCAGCCCGGAACATGTCAGGGGGCAGAGCAGCGCGCTAGATGCATGGCTTTGGCAGCTTAGGGATGCAGTCGAGGCGGCGGAGGACGCCATCGATGAGCTTGAATACTACGAGCTCGAAGAGAAGGCCAAGCACCAAAGGGTTAGCGACTGGGGTTCTCCTTTCGGTAAGATGAAGCACAAGTTTGTCAAGTCTGTTAAGAGTGGCCCTGTTTTCAGGAAAAATAATCACGGTGAAAGTTTCAAGAGACTGATGAAATCTGTGGATGGTTTAGACAAGGCTGCTGCAGGTGTTGCCAGTTTCCTCAATCTCACAGACCATCTCCGCGGAGGTTCTTCTGCCAGTAGTCAGCAGCAAGTGCAGAAGCTTGTGGACAATAGTCGCCAGACTGATTCCACATTAAGTGCAACCATTTTTGTTGGACGAGAAAAGGAGAAAGAACAGATTGCCGGTTGGCTGGCCAGCCCGTCAGTTGAATCGGGTGTAACTGGGGTGACAAGGAACAAGAGTATACCTATTATTTCAGTGGTTGGTCATGGTGGCATGGGGAAAACTACTTTGGCTCAGAGCATATGCGAACAAGAGGAGGTTTTGAAGCATTTTAAGGTGATCTGGATTACTGTATCTACTAGCTTTGACGCGACATCCATGACAAGTAAAATACTGGAATGTGCTACAGGCGTAAAACCAAGCGCTGATCATTTGGAACCACTACAGAGAAATCTCATAGAGAAACTCAAGTCTATTAATTTTTTGCTAGTTTTGGATGACGTGTGGGAAGATAAAAGGAGAGATGAATGGGAGAAGTTATTTGCTCCACTGAGGAAATTGAACACCAGGAGCAAAATTTTGTTGACAACCCGAATGCAATCTGTAGCGGACATGGCTGCAAAGGTGATGGGAGTCAAAGGAGATCAGTGCCTGACACTACAAGGACTGGAAGAAGATGAAAATCTCGATCTCTTCATACATCATGCCTTTTCTGGGCTGAACCCAGGAGATTATGTACATTTGAAGTCAACTGGAGGACAAATTGCAAAGAAGCTGGGAGGATGTCCCTTGGTAACAAAGGTCGTGGGTGAGCATTTGCAAGGCAATATAACGCTTGAACATTGGAGCAGATTCTTGGATCAAGGATTGGAACATTTTAAAGGAACTGAAGATGATATTATGAAGGTTCTCAGATTAAGCTACTACCACCTGCCAACAGAGCTGCAGATTTGCTTTCGGTATTGTTGCATATTTCCACAGGACTATGAATTTCAAAAGAAAAAACTGGTGCAACTGTGGATTGGTTCAGGATTGATATCACAGCATGCAAGTGACACTCAAACTTTGGTGGATACTGCAGAACAAGTCTTGGCTCAGCTAACTAGAAAATCATTCTTTGATCTGAAATCCATAGCCATTGGATGGGAACAGTTTGAACATTATGTAATGCATGACTTGATGCATGAATTAGCAAGGAATGTGTCAACTGGTGAATGTGCAAGAATAGATGATCCTGTTCAGCTCAATTACGAGAAGGATACATTGCGACACCTATGCATTGTCAATATTCACAGTTTCTCTGCTGACGAGGTCAAGAAAATCTCCCATTTTAAGAACATACGCACTATTATCATTTTCAGCATTTATAGAAACCGTCGCCAGGTTGAAAATGATATAGCTGGTGCACTTGAAATGGTTATCGAGAGCTCAAAATCATTGCGTCTATTGCATTCAGAACTTTGGAACACATTCTGTCTTGCTGACAAGTTTGGCAACTTAAAACATCTTCGCTATATCTACTTGCACCAGATATCAGCAGGCACGATATGTAGGGTTGCCAAACTgtatcacttgctggtacttcaatGTGGTTCTGGTTTGGAGACCGAAACATGTGAAGTGAGATATTTAGGGGACCTTGAAGGTTTGCGGTATGTGTCCTATGGAGTGCGTGGATTTGGAAATTTTTGTATAAGCAGGCTCACTTCTCTTCGAGAATTACATGACTACCAGGTAGGAGGAAAAAtatgcaacaaaataagtgcAATCAGGAACTTCAGAGATCTCCGTGAATTGTCTGTGGGGGGTCTTGACAATGTTAAGAATTACGAAGAAGCTAAGGATGCCAAGTTGAAGGAGAAACAGCTCCTCAACTCGTTGTATTTAGAGTGGTCGACACCTGATCAAATCATGACCGATGACTTGGTTCTTGACCACCTTGAGCCACATGTTAATATTAGGAAATTGTTAATTCGGGGTTATGAGGGTCCCACAATTCCATCTTGGATTGAGAACCGCTCTGTCAAAAACCTGGTATCATTCACATTGATTCGCTGCATAAATTGGGAATACCTTCCCTCTCTTGGCGAGTTAGTATTGCTGAAGAATCTAGAGTTATTCGAACTTCCTAAGCTACGGCAGATTGGTCGGTCATCTGGTGTGTCTAGTAGTACTTCCACGGAGTTGCTGTTACCACAAAGTCTTCATACTTTGCGAGTTAGTGGATGCCAAAATCTGAGGGAGTTACCTATTCTTCCTGCAAGCCTAGGCTATTTTAGCATACATGATGTTTGGCTGACCAAACTTCCTATGATTGGCAAGATATCCTGTCAGGACATCGAGTCCAAATCATCTAACTTGACCAACATATTTGTCACGGACTGTCCATATTTAACTTCGCTGGAAGGGAGCCTTTTGGAGCAAAAACTGTACATGGGAGCCCTCCTTGTCCTAAAAGTTGAGGATTGTACACAATTGGAGTCTGCGTCCATACCATTTGAAGAAATGAAAGAACTTGAGTTGCTCACAATCGACCGATGTCCAAAGTTGAGGATGCTGAGAGATGCCAAAGATATGCTCATGCCACCGTCGCTAAGAGAACTAACTATTGCCTTCTGCGGTGATATGGAAGTTCCACTTTTTGGGCCAGGACAACTGCTCACGAACTTATCTAATCTCAAGCTGCAGAACTGCTCGAGTCTGGTATCTCTGCCCTCTGCGGATGTGTTCAGGAGCCTAGGGTCTCTGCAGTACATGTACATAGAGGGATGCGAGAATCTCTCGTCCTTGGGAGGGCTCGGATCGCTTCCATCCCGCATCAGGTTAAGTATATCTGAGTGCAATAAACTCGCACAGGCTGCTGAGTCCTCGCTAACTCGAGTTACATGTGTTTCTGGTTCTGGTGGCGAAGAAGAGCATCTGGTGGAGCCCAACAGTTCACTTCAGATACATAGTCTTAACATTGATCTACCGTCCTTGCTGCTTGTTGAGCCGCTCCAGAGTCTGTGTCACACTGAAGATTTGCGCATTAGTAATGGGTCAGAGATGGAGAGCTTACCTGAACGATGGCTGCTACAGAACCGTCGATCCCTCCAACACGTGAGCATATACGCAGATTCCCTGAAATCGCTCCCGCCGAGCATGCAAGAACTCTGCACTCTTGAGGATTTAGACCTACGCGGTGCTGGGCAACTCCAGTCACTTCCACATCTGCCCTCCTCCTTGAAGAAACTCGATCTTTCAGGATGCCATCCAGAGTTGGAGAAGAAGATCACAGAACATGGAAACCCCGAATGGAACAAGATTGCTCACGTCCCTTTTGTCCGAATAG GAGACATGTATTTCGTCATGGGCAAGAAATCCAGCCAAGAAGCTGCCTTCGAGAGTTTATATAGGACAGGGACCAAATAA
- the LOC127298582 gene encoding wall-associated receptor kinase 2 has product MKEAPLLMILITFQVTVLSATSSGLPISLPGCPDKCGDVSIPYPFGIGNGCAAASMNRYFIVNCNSTFQPPRPMVGDPPATAEIMDISLEHAEMRVYGPISYNCFTSNTTVMDNNTGGFDLVDTPFIPSTTRNRFTVIGCNTMGIIGGYTHSNPDLYVAGCYSYCQGINSTSNGAPCTGKGCCETTITPNLTDYAALLIINQSSVWTFNPCFYAMLAEVGWYSFRQQDLVGRLGFIKERAKRGVPLVADWAIRNGSCPKDGAKAPFGYACVSSNSYCVDAINGPGYMCNCSEGYEGNPYLPRGCQDIDECKLHKQNPNYEELYPCKNGVCRNIPGGYVCKCGIGKRSDGKNSGCRPVLTQAEQVVIGLSVSSAVVIALICMLAMRFQRRKYRKEKDAYFRKNGGLKLYDEMRSRQVDTIHILTEKEVKKATENYNNDRVIGCGGQGMVYRGTLDHDKEVAIKKSKVINDNCREEFVNEIIILSQINHRNIVRLLGCCLEVDVPMLVYEFISNGTLFEFLHSSDCKSVIPLDLRLKIATQSAEALAYIHSSTSRTILHGDVKSLNILLDDEYNAKVADFGASALKPINKDDFIMFIQGTLGYLDPESFVSHHLTDKSDVYSFGVVLLELLTRKKPIYIDNLDEQKALSHTFVLMFQQKKLRDILDADIIEDEVMLVLEKLAELAMHCLNPIGDERPTMKEVAERLQVLSRIQMQQVTTPNPMRMHYTDGESSMYIASGGMKYQSSDTAKLVLDVDRL; this is encoded by the exons ATGAAAGAAGCACCACTTCTGATGATTCTCATCACCTTCCAAGTGACGGTGCTATCTGCAACCTCTTCCGGGCTCCCCATATCGTTGCCAGGATGTCCTGACAAGTGTGGCGACGTGTCAATCCCCTACCCCTTTGGCATCGGCAATGGCTGCGCCGCAGCTAGCATGAACAGATACTTCATCGTCAACTGTAACAGCACCTTCCAACCCCCAAGACCAATGGTCGGTGACCCTCCAGCGACAGCAGAGATCATGGACATATCCCTGGAGCACGCTGAGATGCGTGTTTACGGACCCATCAGCTACAACTGCTTCACGTCGAACACCACAGTGATGGACAACAACACCGGTGGCTTTGACTTGGTAGATACGCCGTTCATCCCCTCAACCACCCGCAACCGCTTCACGGTCATCGGCTGCAACACCATGGGGATCATTGGTGGCTACACACACAGCAACCCCGACCTGTACGTGGCCGGCTGCTACTCCTACTGTCAGGGCATCAACAGCACATCAAATGGTGCCCCATGCACTGGGAAGGGCTGCTGCGAAACCACCATCACCCCAAACCTCACCGACTACGCAGCGCTCTTAATCATCAACCAGAGCAGTGTATGGACATTCAACCCATGCTTCTACGCTATGCTTGCAGAGGTTGGATGGTACAGCTTCAGGCAGCAGGACCTTGTCGGGCGTCTTGGGTTCATCAAGGAGAGAGCCAAGAGAGGTGTGCCACTTGTCGCTGACTGGGCCATCAGAAATGGCTCCTGCCCAAAGGATGGAGCGAAGGCACCATTTGGATATGCATGTGTCAGTTCAAATAGTTATTGTGTGGATGCAATCAATGGCCCAGGGTACATGTGCAACTGTTCTGAAGGATACGAGGGCAATCCTTATCTCCCCAGAGGCTGTCAAG ACATAGATGAGTGCAAGCTGCATAAGCAAAACCCCAATTATGAAGAATTATATCCATGCAAAAATGGGGTATGCCGCAACATACCAGGAGGCTATGTGTGCAAATGCGGGATAGGAAAAAGATCAGATGGCAAAAATTCTGGATGTCGACCTGTGCTGACCCAAGCTGAACAGGTGGTGATAG GTCTCAGTGTTTCTTCAGCTGTGGTGATAGCACTGATATGCATGTTGGCCATGAGATTTCAAAGAAGAAAGTACAGGAAGGAGAAGGATGCGTATTTTAGAAAAAATGGAGGTTTGAAATTATATGATGAAATGAGGTCAAGGCAAGTGGACACCATTCATATACTTACAGAGAAAGAGGTAAAGAAAGCCACAGAAAACTACAACAATGATCGAGTTATTGGCTGTGGTGGTCAAGGAATGGTTTATAGAGGAACTTTAGATCATGACAAAGAAGTTGCCATAAAGAAGTCCAAAGTAATCAACGACAACTGCAGAGAAGAATTTGTAAATGAGATAATAATACTGTCGCAGATCAACCATAGGAACATCGTGAGGTTACTCGGTTGCTGCTTGGAGGTAGATGTGCCTATGTTGGTATATGAGTTCATATCAAATGGCACCCTCTTTGAGTTCCTTCACAGCAGTGATTGCAAATCAGTAATCCCATTGGATCTTCGACTGAAGATTGCTACACAATCAGCAGAGGCCCTTGCTTACATTCATTCATCAACTTCTCGCACAATTCTGCATGGAGATGTCAAATCACTCAATATACTCTTGGATGATGAATACAATGCAAAAGTTGCAGATTTTGGAGCTTCTGCGCTGAAGCCTATAAATAAAGATGATTTCATCATGTTCATCCAAGGAACTCTTGGGTACCTTGACCCGGAGTCATTTGTCAGTCACCATCTTACTGACAAAAGTGATGTCTACAGTTTTGGGGTTGTTCTTCTAGAGCTACTAACAAGGAAGAAGCCTATATACATTGATAATCTTGATGAACAGAAAGCTCTATCTCATACCTTCGTATTGATGTTTCAGCAGAAGAAGCTCCGTGATATATTGGACGCTGATATAATAGAAGATGAGGTTATGTTGGTGCTCGAGAAACTAGCTGAACTTGCCATGCATTGTTTGAACCCAATAGGAGATGAGAGACCAACAATGAAAGAAGTAGCAGAGCGCTTACAGGTGTTGAGCAGAATCCAGATGCAGCAAGTTACCACACCAAATCCTATGAGGATGCATTACACTGATGGAGAATCATCAATGTATATAGCGTCTGGCGGGATGAAATACCAGAGCAGCGACACAGCCAAATTGGTCTTAGATGTAGATCGTCTATGA